In Pseudovibrio brasiliensis, the following are encoded in one genomic region:
- the rph gene encoding ribonuclease PH yields MRAVSLERGVAKHAEGSCLIKFGDTHVLCTASLEERVPPWLRGQNRGWVTAEYGMLPRATHDRMRRESSAGKQSGRTQEIQRLIGRSLRAVVDLGALGERQITVDCDVIQADGGTRTASITGAWVALHDCLKWMEARDMVKTDKVLKDHIAAISCGIYEGTPVADLDYAEDSSADTDANFVMTGKGGIVEIQGTAEGEPFSEEELGQLMGLAKQSISKLVELQKLTVL; encoded by the coding sequence ATGCGCGCAGTCAGCCTGGAGCGCGGTGTTGCCAAACATGCCGAAGGCTCCTGCCTGATCAAATTCGGCGATACTCACGTTCTGTGTACAGCAAGTTTGGAAGAGCGTGTTCCGCCGTGGCTTCGTGGCCAGAACCGTGGCTGGGTCACCGCAGAATACGGCATGCTGCCACGTGCAACCCACGACCGTATGCGCCGTGAATCCTCCGCTGGCAAACAGTCTGGCCGTACTCAGGAAATCCAGCGCCTCATTGGCCGTTCTCTGCGTGCTGTTGTGGATCTGGGTGCACTGGGCGAGCGTCAGATCACCGTTGACTGTGATGTCATTCAGGCCGACGGCGGCACCCGCACAGCGTCCATCACCGGTGCATGGGTTGCTCTGCACGACTGCCTGAAATGGATGGAAGCGCGCGACATGGTCAAAACCGATAAGGTTCTGAAAGACCACATCGCAGCAATCTCCTGCGGTATCTATGAAGGCACTCCGGTTGCTGATCTGGACTACGCAGAAGATTCTTCTGCTGACACCGATGCAAACTTCGTCATGACCGGCAAAGGCGGAATCGTAGAAATTCAGGGCACTGCTGAAGGCGAGCCATTCTCTGAAGAAGAACTCGGCCAGCTCATGGGCCTTGCAAAACAGTCTATTTCCAAACTGGTTGAGCTGCAGAAGCTGACGGTGCTCTAA
- the rdgB gene encoding RdgB/HAM1 family non-canonical purine NTP pyrophosphatase, with translation MQAETTESRRLEPGKLVLASHNKGKLREIQDMLAPHGFEVLSAGDLDLPEPVEDGDTFEANAAIKALAAATATGLPALADDSGFCVNGLNGDPGIYSARWAGPGKDFGVAMQSVQDKLIETDATDRTAYFVAVLCMAWPDGHTQFYRGEIHGELAWPPRGLEGFGYDPMFVPEGFDRTFGEMDKQEKHTTKEGEALSHRARAFVKFQKECLPA, from the coding sequence ATGCAGGCAGAAACAACAGAAAGTCGCCGTCTGGAACCTGGCAAGCTCGTGCTTGCCAGCCACAACAAAGGCAAACTGCGCGAAATTCAGGACATGCTTGCCCCGCACGGCTTTGAGGTTCTCTCCGCTGGTGATCTGGATTTGCCAGAACCGGTAGAAGATGGCGACACGTTTGAAGCAAACGCTGCGATCAAAGCACTTGCTGCGGCAACGGCCACTGGCCTGCCAGCTCTTGCAGATGACAGTGGTTTTTGTGTAAACGGCCTGAACGGCGATCCGGGTATCTACTCCGCACGCTGGGCAGGACCGGGCAAAGACTTCGGCGTTGCCATGCAGTCCGTGCAGGACAAGCTGATAGAAACTGACGCAACAGATCGCACCGCTTACTTCGTAGCTGTGCTGTGTATGGCCTGGCCGGACGGTCACACCCAGTTCTACCGCGGTGAAATCCACGGCGAGCTGGCTTGGCCACCACGCGGTCTGGAAGGTTTCGGCTACGATCCAATGTTCGTACCAGAAGGGTTCGACAGAACCTTCGGCGAAATGGACAAACAAGAAAAACACACAACGAAGGAAGGCGAGGCCCTGTCTCATCGCGCCCGCGCCTTTGTTAAGTTTCAGAAAGAGTGCTTGCCGGCGTAA
- the hemW gene encoding radical SAM family heme chaperone HemW: MTVSSVGGFGIYVHWPFCLAKCPYCDFNSHVRHQPVSQEHYAKALATELARYAEMVPGRTVDSIFFGGGTPSLMEPKTVETILNEVARLWHLPDTAEISMEANPTSVETTRFVGYRSAGVNRLSVGIQALDDKELKILGRQHSVSEAIQAVEIARKTFPRISFDLIYARPNQTLKAWEQELNQAIDLAADHLSMYQLTIESGTMFQRLYAAGKLEMLDPDLAADMFDLTQEITAARGLPAYEVSNHAAPDAQCLHNLIYWRYGDYVGVGPGAHGRLTLEDGTKLATSTEKHPETWLGLVETNGHGAISEDRLVRDEQGDELLLMGMRLHEGIDVPRYEQLSGRQFNPQRLLNLQENGMVEWVSNTRLRATQTGFPLLNAVIAELASD; the protein is encoded by the coding sequence ATGACTGTGTCATCGGTTGGCGGCTTTGGGATTTACGTGCATTGGCCATTTTGTCTGGCAAAATGCCCGTATTGCGACTTCAACTCCCACGTACGCCATCAGCCGGTCTCACAGGAGCATTACGCCAAAGCTCTGGCAACAGAGCTGGCACGCTATGCGGAGATGGTGCCGGGCCGTACGGTCGACTCCATCTTCTTCGGTGGCGGCACACCTTCTCTCATGGAGCCCAAAACCGTTGAGACCATTCTCAACGAGGTTGCCCGCCTCTGGCATCTGCCGGATACCGCTGAAATCTCCATGGAAGCCAACCCAACCAGCGTAGAAACAACCCGCTTTGTAGGCTACAGATCTGCAGGCGTAAATCGCCTTTCTGTTGGCATTCAGGCGTTGGATGACAAAGAGCTGAAGATCCTTGGACGTCAACATTCTGTTTCGGAAGCAATTCAAGCCGTTGAAATTGCGCGCAAAACATTCCCGCGCATTTCGTTTGACCTGATCTACGCCCGTCCAAACCAAACCTTGAAGGCATGGGAGCAGGAGCTTAACCAAGCCATCGATCTGGCAGCTGACCACCTGTCTATGTATCAGCTCACCATCGAAAGTGGCACCATGTTCCAGCGCCTCTACGCAGCTGGAAAGCTGGAGATGCTGGACCCAGATCTGGCCGCTGACATGTTCGATCTGACACAGGAAATTACTGCTGCCCGCGGTTTGCCTGCCTATGAGGTCTCAAACCATGCCGCACCTGATGCTCAGTGCCTGCACAACCTCATTTACTGGCGCTACGGCGATTATGTCGGCGTTGGTCCCGGGGCTCATGGTCGTTTGACACTGGAAGACGGCACGAAGCTGGCAACCTCGACGGAAAAGCACCCGGAAACATGGCTGGGGCTGGTTGAAACCAACGGCCACGGCGCTATTTCTGAAGATAGACTTGTTCGTGATGAGCAAGGCGATGAGCTGTTGCTGATGGGTATGCGGTTGCATGAAGGCATCGACGTACCCCGTTATGAACAGCTCTCTGGTCGTCAGTTCAATCCGCAACGCCTGCTGAACCTGCAGGAAAACGGAATGGTGGAATGGGTGAGCAACACCCGCCTGCGTGCAACGCAAACAGGCTTTCCTCTACTGAATGCCGTAATTGCTGAGCTGGCTTCCGATTAG
- the phaZ gene encoding polyhydroxyalkanoate depolymerase produces the protein MSPVRAAADMTRLYFQNPLNPMAHTQVGRTVAASCEMLERVTRRYGKPEFELYTTVVDGEEVDITEEVIWSKPFCDLLHFKRDLPKSRKDDPKILIVSPMSGHYATLLRGTVEALLPNLDVYITDWEDARQVPIADGRFDLDDYIEYIMQMLHYLGPNTHVLAVCQPSVPVYAAVSLMEENGDKCAPATMTLMGGPIDTREAPTAVNDLAVEKGIDWFKRNVIMEVPFPHKGFTRQVYPGFLQLSGFMSMNLDRHMVAHRDFFQHLIEGDGDSAEKHRDFYDEYLAVMDLTSEFYLQTVETVFIEHSLPKGEMMHRGKMVDPKKITGTALFTVEGENDDISGVGQTQAAQKLAENIPSSRRLHYIQPGVGHYGVFNGSKYRSEIAPRIVKFIQNNPINVRAEQATKRAAKKALRDNPSEKFAGDPLREILLAEPKGAADDLQLISGVGPKLERALNGAGIFHYWQIANLTEDQAAALDDRLDIRGRMVRDNWVEQARRLNDSVHSN, from the coding sequence ATGTCCCCTGTCCGGGCTGCAGCGGATATGACACGGTTGTATTTTCAAAATCCGCTGAACCCGATGGCGCACACGCAAGTTGGCCGCACAGTCGCCGCATCCTGTGAGATGCTGGAACGTGTGACCCGCCGCTATGGCAAGCCGGAGTTTGAGCTCTACACCACTGTTGTTGATGGTGAAGAAGTCGACATCACGGAAGAAGTCATCTGGTCCAAACCGTTTTGTGACCTGCTGCACTTCAAGCGAGATCTGCCGAAAAGCAGAAAAGACGACCCGAAAATCCTGATCGTCTCCCCAATGTCTGGTCACTACGCGACACTGCTGCGCGGTACTGTGGAGGCTCTTCTGCCAAATCTGGATGTTTACATCACAGATTGGGAAGATGCCCGTCAGGTGCCGATTGCGGATGGCCGTTTCGATCTGGACGATTACATCGAATACATCATGCAAATGCTGCATTATCTGGGGCCAAACACGCACGTTCTTGCTGTGTGTCAGCCATCAGTCCCAGTATATGCTGCCGTCTCTCTGATGGAAGAGAACGGAGACAAATGCGCTCCGGCAACCATGACGCTGATGGGTGGTCCAATCGACACCCGCGAAGCGCCAACTGCCGTGAATGATCTGGCCGTCGAAAAAGGCATCGACTGGTTCAAGCGCAATGTCATCATGGAAGTACCCTTCCCGCACAAAGGGTTCACGCGCCAGGTTTATCCGGGCTTCCTGCAGCTCTCTGGCTTCATGAGCATGAACCTAGACCGCCACATGGTCGCTCACCGTGACTTCTTCCAACACCTGATTGAAGGTGATGGTGACAGCGCTGAAAAGCACCGGGATTTTTATGACGAGTATCTCGCTGTCATGGACCTGACCTCCGAGTTCTACCTTCAGACGGTCGAGACGGTCTTTATCGAGCATTCTCTGCCAAAGGGCGAGATGATGCATCGTGGCAAGATGGTCGATCCGAAAAAAATCACCGGCACCGCGCTCTTCACCGTTGAAGGTGAAAATGACGATATTTCTGGCGTTGGCCAAACGCAGGCCGCGCAAAAACTGGCCGAAAACATTCCGTCCAGTCGCCGCTTACACTACATCCAGCCGGGTGTTGGCCACTACGGTGTCTTCAACGGTTCAAAGTACCGCTCCGAAATTGCTCCACGGATCGTAAAGTTCATTCAGAACAATCCAATCAACGTTCGTGCTGAGCAAGCCACCAAACGTGCTGCCAAGAAAGCGCTTCGTGACAACCCTTCTGAGAAGTTTGCAGGTGATCCACTGCGCGAAATCCTGCTGGCTGAGCCAAAAGGTGCCGCCGACGATTTGCAGCTGATCAGCGGTGTTGGGCCGAAACTGGAGCGTGCGCTGAACGGCGCTGGCATCTTCCACTACTGGCAGATTGCAAACCTGACAGAAGATCAGGCAGCCGCTCTGGATGACCGTCTGGACATCCGTGGCCGCATGGTTCGCGACAATTGGGTTGAGCAGGCGCGTCGCCTCAATGATTCAGTGCATTCTAATTGA
- a CDS encoding DUF2852 domain-containing protein: protein MNVNAIKPSWNPLSIALMVLGFVVFWPLGLAMLAYILWGDNFNGWKREAKCQWNRSNLKNAMDNMQTATRSGNAAFDDYREKELNRLEEERRKLDSMRQEFDDYMNDLRRAKDQEEFDRFMRNRHNRPSEPSAGEAI, encoded by the coding sequence ATGAATGTAAATGCAATAAAACCCTCCTGGAATCCTCTAAGTATTGCACTTATGGTTCTGGGATTCGTAGTTTTCTGGCCTCTTGGTCTTGCTATGCTTGCCTACATCTTGTGGGGCGACAACTTTAATGGCTGGAAGCGTGAAGCTAAATGCCAGTGGAATCGTAGCAATCTGAAAAATGCGATGGATAATATGCAAACTGCGACCCGCAGCGGTAACGCTGCATTTGACGACTACCGTGAAAAAGAGTTGAACCGCCTGGAAGAAGAGCGCAGAAAGCTCGACAGCATGCGTCAGGAATTCGATGATTACATGAACGACCTGCGTCGGGCTAAAGATCAGGAAGAATTCGACCGGTTCATGAGAAACCGTCACAACCGCCCAAGCGAACCTTCAGCAGGTGAAGCAATCTAA
- a CDS encoding M48 family metallopeptidase: MGFFAIKVLPEFIEVDLGHKPLQIRLKRNSRAKRYILRIPPGDPTPVITVPARGNLKTAQDFANRQVGWLKQRLGSRPDSIKFEEHARIPIRGVLHTLRSSGKLRGLAQIDMEEETEEPLLLLPGETQSFHRKTKDFLRKLAKGDIEGHVRHFTKQLGRNYHSITLRDTKSRWGSCSHDGKLSFSWRLVMAPPDILEYVAAHEVAHLVKLDHSPEFWRICEELAPHTKQAQRWLKEHGSQLHLYGQE, encoded by the coding sequence ATGGGGTTCTTTGCGATAAAGGTTTTGCCGGAGTTTATTGAGGTGGATCTGGGCCATAAGCCCCTGCAGATCCGCCTGAAACGAAACTCAAGAGCAAAGCGCTACATCCTCAGAATTCCACCGGGAGACCCAACCCCGGTTATCACTGTTCCAGCTCGAGGCAATCTGAAAACAGCTCAGGACTTTGCCAATCGGCAAGTTGGCTGGCTCAAGCAACGATTAGGCTCTCGCCCAGACTCCATCAAGTTTGAAGAACATGCCCGTATCCCGATCAGAGGGGTGCTGCATACCTTGCGCTCCTCAGGCAAACTGCGCGGTTTGGCCCAGATTGATATGGAAGAGGAAACCGAAGAGCCACTGCTGCTGCTCCCCGGTGAAACGCAAAGCTTCCATCGCAAAACCAAAGACTTCCTGCGCAAACTAGCCAAGGGTGACATTGAAGGCCATGTTCGGCACTTCACCAAACAGCTCGGCCGCAACTATCACAGCATCACACTGCGAGATACCAAAAGCCGTTGGGGCTCCTGCTCCCACGATGGTAAGCTGTCCTTCTCATGGCGCCTTGTGATGGCCCCGCCTGATATTCTTGAATATGTGGCCGCTCATGAGGTCGCCCATCTTGTAAAGCTGGACCACTCACCAGAGTTCTGGCGCATATGTGAGGAGTTGGCTCCTCATACCAAGCAAGCCCAACGCTGGCTCAAAGAGCACGGCTCGCAGCTACACCTGTACGGGCAAGAGTAA
- a CDS encoding transglycosylase domain-containing protein, with protein sequence MWKSLRFCMYWSVVLGIWGIVVVGGILAYYAAHLPPASEWAVPQRPPNVRIVSANGTLIANRGDTGGEAVRLEQLPKYLPDAVMAIEDRRFKYHFGIDPIGLARAAFVNYTSGRTVQGGSTLTQQLAKNLFLKPERTMQRKMQEVVMALWLEWNYSKEEILEMYLNRVYLGAGAYGVDAAARVYFGKSAHLINLAEAATIAGLLKAPSKYAPTRNAQLAEGRAQVVIAAMHSAGFITADDAKNALFNPAHVVTSHNSSSGNYVADYVMELLPGYVGSIGEDIIVDTTIDWDMQQAAETALTSRIAESRQEFNVTQGAVVTLNRSGAIRALVGGVDYRKSQFNRAVYARRQPGSAFKPFVYLAALERGLGPNTIRRDARVTYRGWTPKNYTKRYYGDVTLTQALAFSINTVAAKLAHEVRPANVARTARRLGITSSLKSNPSIALGTSEVTPLEIAAAYVPFSNGGYGVVPHVVRQIRNEKGEVLYRRSGDGTGRVVRGDKLSEINSMMAQTIYGGTGKRALLAGRPAGGKTGTTQGYKDAWFIGYTSSLTTAVWLGNDNNKPMKKVSGGTLPAEIWAWIMETQHQNIPIARLPGVPINLAETSPLQKPGTAPARRQPTFVTAPQQPQPPRPAVQATTAPPRQINNSTSPLDLLGRLFGGG encoded by the coding sequence ATGTGGAAGTCGCTGCGCTTCTGCATGTATTGGAGCGTGGTTCTCGGCATTTGGGGCATCGTTGTTGTTGGCGGTATTCTTGCTTATTACGCTGCACATTTGCCGCCAGCCTCAGAGTGGGCTGTGCCGCAGCGGCCACCGAATGTGCGCATTGTTTCTGCAAACGGAACTTTGATCGCAAACCGTGGAGACACGGGCGGCGAGGCCGTTCGGCTGGAGCAACTGCCGAAGTACTTGCCTGATGCTGTGATGGCGATTGAAGACCGGCGGTTCAAGTATCATTTTGGGATCGATCCAATCGGCCTCGCCCGTGCCGCGTTTGTAAACTACACCAGCGGGCGTACCGTTCAGGGCGGGTCCACTCTCACACAGCAGCTCGCTAAGAACCTGTTTTTGAAGCCTGAACGCACCATGCAGCGCAAGATGCAGGAAGTGGTGATGGCCCTATGGCTGGAGTGGAACTACAGCAAAGAAGAAATTCTGGAGATGTACCTAAACCGGGTCTATCTCGGCGCTGGAGCCTATGGTGTAGATGCGGCAGCCCGGGTTTACTTTGGCAAATCGGCACACCTGATCAATCTGGCAGAGGCTGCAACCATTGCAGGACTGCTGAAAGCGCCGAGTAAGTATGCTCCAACGCGTAACGCTCAGTTGGCAGAAGGGCGCGCGCAGGTTGTTATTGCAGCTATGCATAGCGCGGGTTTCATCACGGCAGATGACGCCAAGAATGCTCTGTTTAATCCGGCACATGTGGTCACCAGCCACAACAGCAGCAGCGGCAATTATGTAGCTGATTATGTAATGGAATTGCTGCCGGGCTATGTGGGATCTATCGGTGAAGACATTATTGTCGACACGACGATCGACTGGGACATGCAGCAGGCAGCAGAAACAGCGCTTACCTCACGCATTGCTGAGTCTCGTCAAGAATTTAACGTGACCCAGGGGGCTGTGGTTACACTCAATCGCAGTGGTGCGATCCGCGCTCTGGTGGGCGGGGTTGATTATCGGAAGAGCCAGTTCAACCGTGCGGTTTATGCGCGCCGACAGCCCGGTTCTGCCTTTAAGCCGTTTGTTTATCTGGCAGCACTGGAGCGTGGACTTGGGCCGAATACCATTCGCCGTGATGCGCGCGTGACGTATCGCGGTTGGACACCAAAGAACTACACCAAGCGCTACTATGGTGATGTGACGCTGACACAAGCGCTGGCGTTTTCCATCAACACAGTTGCTGCCAAGCTTGCGCATGAAGTGAGGCCTGCGAATGTGGCGCGAACTGCGCGGCGGTTGGGCATTACGTCCTCATTGAAGTCTAACCCTTCAATTGCACTGGGAACCTCTGAGGTTACGCCTTTAGAGATTGCTGCAGCGTATGTGCCATTTTCCAATGGTGGATATGGTGTGGTTCCGCATGTGGTTCGGCAGATCCGCAATGAGAAGGGTGAAGTGCTTTACCGGCGTTCAGGTGATGGGACAGGGCGCGTTGTTCGGGGCGATAAGCTCAGCGAAATCAACAGCATGATGGCCCAAACTATTTATGGGGGCACAGGTAAGCGCGCATTGTTAGCAGGGCGCCCAGCTGGTGGCAAAACCGGGACCACGCAGGGCTATAAAGACGCTTGGTTCATTGGTTACACGAGTTCACTGACCACTGCTGTCTGGCTTGGAAATGACAACAACAAGCCGATGAAGAAGGTGAGTGGAGGGACGCTGCCAGCAGAGATCTGGGCCTGGATAATGGAAACGCAGCATCAGAACATTCCGATTGCGCGGTTGCCGGGCGTGCCGATCAACCTTGCGGAGACATCTCCATTGCAAAAGCCAGGTACAGCACCAGCACGGCGTCAGCCAACTTTTGTGACTGCTCCTCAGCAGCCACAGCCACCGCGGCCAGCTGTGCAGGCTACTACCGCTCCACCGCGGCAAATCAACAACAGCACCAGCCCTTTGGATCTGCTTGGAAGGCTATTCGGAGGTGGGTAG
- a CDS encoding GNAT family N-acetyltransferase has protein sequence MKVLRKITPNKLAGRPAPRWIPQAMLGKMPEAGQSLGKIGPLEVRLSNGTKELKMSQRLRYEVFYEEMSAIADAQTQLSRLDRDSYDEICDHLLVVDHNSQVRNKPFSKLKPQIVGTYRLLRQELAELNGGFYTAGEFNIQGILDRHSDLNFMELGRSCVLKPYRTKKTVELLWHGIWSYVLMHNVDVMIGCASIEGTDPDLLAEQLSFLHHFAGAPEEWRVSALPDQYVDMNRISKDQVDQRAALRSLPPLIKGYLRLGAFIGDGAVIDHQFGTTDVLIIMPVSKLNSRYVNYYGEDASRYSS, from the coding sequence ATGAAAGTCCTAAGAAAAATCACACCGAACAAGCTTGCAGGGCGACCTGCGCCACGGTGGATCCCACAGGCAATGCTGGGAAAAATGCCGGAGGCAGGACAAAGCCTCGGTAAGATTGGACCGCTTGAAGTTCGCCTTTCCAATGGCACCAAAGAACTCAAGATGTCTCAGCGTTTGCGCTACGAAGTGTTTTACGAAGAGATGTCTGCAATTGCAGATGCTCAAACGCAACTGAGCCGCCTTGATCGCGACAGTTACGACGAAATCTGCGATCATTTGCTGGTAGTGGATCACAACAGTCAGGTTCGCAATAAACCGTTCTCCAAACTGAAACCTCAGATTGTTGGCACATATCGCCTTCTCCGTCAGGAACTGGCAGAGTTGAACGGTGGTTTCTATACAGCTGGTGAGTTTAATATTCAGGGAATTTTGGATCGTCACAGTGATCTGAACTTCATGGAGCTTGGTCGCTCCTGTGTTTTGAAGCCTTATCGCACCAAGAAGACCGTTGAACTGCTGTGGCATGGCATCTGGTCTTATGTGCTGATGCATAATGTGGATGTAATGATTGGTTGTGCTTCGATTGAGGGCACCGATCCTGATCTCCTCGCAGAGCAACTCTCTTTCCTGCACCATTTTGCAGGTGCTCCTGAAGAATGGCGCGTTTCAGCGCTTCCTGACCAGTATGTGGACATGAACCGCATTTCAAAAGATCAAGTAGATCAGCGAGCTGCGCTGCGTTCATTGCCACCGCTCATTAAGGGTTATCTGCGTCTTGGTGCCTTTATCGGTGATGGTGCTGTGATTGACCATCAGTTTGGAACCACTGATGTGCTGATCATCATGCCGGTCTCTAAGCTGAACTCGCGCTACGTGAATTACTATGGCGAGGATGCCAGCCGGTATTCCAGCTAG
- a CDS encoding PAS domain-containing hybrid sensor histidine kinase/response regulator, with product MLKRRLKTEESTHVVTQARVSLIKQTEVSEQSSFILKSLSIFVGVVCLAIALLLTDWRSAQSLYVVVLAFGAGAVLFRRFPASDVIAQSWKAAQIQSEVEQLEDPSELASDADWQLREADDRHRSILDALGAIVIRCDSSGLVLSINDAGKRNFPAGFGIEVGKAIHLPYAEDFTPELEESAAGTTEDVALRTKHGTRWYSLLRLSIRDGSGGAPIIQWILTDVTDRRHAEQKLRADRDHAANASEAKSRFLAMVSHEIRTPLNGVLGMADLLDDTSTTAEQQNYINAIKTSGSTLLMLIDEVLDYSKIEAGKLELETGAVELTPLVERVVELLSPKAHAKGLQIGSYIAPEVPGVIQSDPARLQQVLYNLVGNAIKFTEQGGISLVLQVSQDSAGNHLLEFAVKDTGPGMDDVTAARIFREFEQGEYGRDRKFDGAGLGLAISKRLAELMGSSLTVQSQLGCGSTFLLEMPLDQIVDEAIEEHSEHIAILTSNHIEADLVQRTLISNGFAHTRVLDTEDLEANLFRAQLDRLLVGEEYVERIRDFYQQHSTHAPEIIVFIKPQERARIADIKTGEFSGYLTRPVRRTSLLRVIALGPEVEETDGQRSAAPEEIKQTTESQERAPHLNVLVAEDNPINWMLIKVLLGKLGHHAELAEDGHRAVTLSATGTFDVVLMDLHMPDLDGLEAISQIRGREDNSAAQVPIYVVSADVMPEAKEEALKAGADGFLSKPLKKQDLEAVLKRYAKG from the coding sequence GTGTTGAAGCGGAGACTAAAAACCGAGGAGAGCACCCACGTTGTTACTCAGGCTCGCGTGTCTCTGATCAAGCAAACAGAAGTCTCTGAGCAGTCCTCTTTTATTCTCAAGAGCCTCTCCATCTTCGTTGGCGTTGTTTGTCTCGCAATCGCGTTGCTTCTGACAGATTGGCGTTCTGCGCAAAGCCTCTATGTGGTGGTGCTTGCCTTCGGTGCAGGTGCAGTTCTGTTCCGCCGTTTTCCTGCAAGTGATGTGATTGCACAAAGCTGGAAAGCTGCCCAAATCCAAAGTGAGGTGGAGCAGCTGGAAGATCCTTCTGAACTGGCCAGTGATGCGGATTGGCAGCTGCGTGAAGCCGATGATCGGCACCGTTCCATTCTGGATGCGCTGGGCGCAATTGTTATCCGCTGTGACAGCAGCGGTCTCGTGCTCTCCATCAATGATGCGGGTAAGCGGAATTTTCCTGCTGGATTTGGCATTGAGGTGGGCAAAGCCATTCACTTGCCTTACGCGGAAGACTTCACTCCGGAACTTGAAGAAAGTGCGGCAGGAACAACGGAAGATGTTGCCTTGCGCACAAAGCATGGCACTCGTTGGTATTCTCTGCTGCGTTTGAGTATTCGTGACGGCAGCGGAGGCGCTCCGATCATCCAATGGATCCTCACGGATGTCACAGACCGGCGGCACGCAGAGCAAAAGCTACGTGCAGACCGGGACCATGCCGCGAATGCCAGTGAAGCTAAATCCCGGTTCCTCGCAATGGTCAGTCATGAAATCCGAACGCCTCTCAACGGCGTACTGGGCATGGCCGATTTGCTTGACGACACTTCAACAACTGCAGAGCAGCAAAACTACATCAACGCTATCAAAACATCCGGCTCAACGCTTCTCATGCTAATTGATGAGGTTCTTGATTACTCAAAGATCGAAGCCGGAAAACTGGAGCTGGAGACCGGAGCGGTAGAACTGACACCGTTGGTCGAGCGTGTGGTGGAGCTGCTGTCTCCCAAGGCTCATGCCAAAGGGCTTCAGATCGGTTCTTACATTGCACCGGAAGTCCCGGGGGTGATCCAGAGCGATCCAGCACGGCTTCAGCAGGTGCTCTATAATCTGGTTGGCAATGCGATCAAGTTCACGGAGCAGGGCGGTATTTCACTGGTCTTGCAGGTGTCGCAGGATTCTGCTGGCAATCATCTATTAGAATTTGCAGTAAAAGACACTGGCCCTGGAATGGATGACGTCACTGCAGCGCGCATCTTCCGGGAGTTTGAACAAGGTGAATATGGGCGCGACCGCAAGTTTGATGGTGCCGGATTAGGACTGGCGATTTCCAAGAGACTTGCAGAACTGATGGGCAGCTCACTGACTGTTCAAAGCCAGCTCGGATGTGGTTCGACATTTCTTCTTGAAATGCCGCTCGATCAGATTGTCGACGAGGCTATTGAAGAACATTCAGAGCACATTGCAATCCTGACCAGTAATCATATTGAAGCTGATCTGGTTCAGAGAACTCTGATTAGTAATGGTTTTGCTCATACCCGAGTACTTGATACAGAAGACTTGGAAGCAAATCTGTTTAGAGCCCAGCTTGATCGCCTGTTGGTTGGCGAAGAGTATGTTGAGCGTATTCGTGACTTCTATCAGCAGCATTCTACTCATGCTCCTGAGATCATTGTATTCATCAAACCTCAGGAACGAGCTCGCATTGCCGATATCAAAACTGGCGAGTTTTCTGGCTACCTGACACGTCCTGTACGCCGCACGTCTTTGTTGCGCGTGATTGCGCTTGGTCCCGAAGTGGAAGAAACGGATGGGCAACGCAGTGCAGCTCCAGAGGAAATCAAGCAGACGACAGAATCGCAAGAGCGCGCGCCTCATCTCAATGTTCTTGTGGCAGAAGACAATCCGATCAATTGGATGCTAATCAAGGTGCTGCTAGGCAAACTGGGGCACCACGCGGAGCTCGCTGAAGACGGTCACAGGGCTGTAACTCTCAGCGCAACCGGAACATTTGATGTGGTTCTGATGGATCTTCACATGCCGGACCTTGATGGACTGGAAGCGATTTCCCAAATTAGAGGCAGAGAGGATAACTCTGCGGCCCAGGTTCCGATTTATGTTGTTTCAGCGGATGTTATGCCGGAGGCAAAAGAAGAGGCCCTGAAAGCTGGTGCAGATGGATTTTTGAGCAAACCCCTGAAAAAGCAGGATCTCGAAGCTGTGCTAAAGCGGTATGCTAAGGGATAG